The Prionailurus viverrinus isolate Anna chromosome B4, UM_Priviv_1.0, whole genome shotgun sequence genome has a window encoding:
- the PMM1 gene encoding phosphomannomutase 1 gives MAVATEGARRKERVLCLFDVDGTLTPARQKIDPEVAAFLQKLRTRVQIGVVGGSDYSKIAEQLGEGDEVIEKFDYVFAENGTVQYKHGRLLSKQTIQSHLGEELLQDLINFCLRYMALLRLPKKRGTFIEFRNGMLNISPIGRSCTLEERIEFSELDKKEKIREKFVEALKTEFAGKGLRFSRGGMISFDVFPEGWDKRYCLDSLDQDSFDTIHFFGNETSPGGNDFEIYADPRTVGHSVVSPQDTVQRCREIFFPETAHEA, from the exons ATGGCGGTCGCCACTGAGGGCGCCCGCAGGAAGGAGCGCGTCCTCTGCCTGTTTGACGTGGACGGGACCCTCACGCCGGCTCGCCAG AAAATTGACCCTGAGGTGGCTGCCTTCCTGCAGAAGCTGCGAACTAGGGTACAGATCGGCGTCGTGGGCGGCTCGGACTACTCTAAGATTGCTGAGCAGCTGGGAGAGGGGGATGAAG TCATCGAGAAGTTTGATTATGTGTTTGCCGAGAATGGGACAGTGCAGTATAAGCATGGACGACTGCTCTCCAAGCAG ACCATCCAGAGCCACCTGGGGGAGGAGCTGCTGCAAGACTTGATCAACTTCTGCCTCCGCTACATGGCCCTGCTCAGGCTGCCCAAGAAGCG TGGAACCTTCATCGAGTTCCGGAATGGCATGCTGAACATCTCACCCATCGGCCGGAGCTGTACCCTGGAGGAGCGAATCGAGTTCTCCGAACTAGACAAG AAGGAAAAGATCCGGGAGAAGTTTGTGGAAGCCCTGAAAACAGAGTTTGCCGGAAAAGGGCTGAGGTTCTCCCGAG GAGGCATGATCAGCTTTGACGTCTTCCCTGAGGGCTGGGACAAGCGCTACTGCCTGGACAGTCTGGACCAAGACAGCTTTGACACCATTCACTTCTTTGGGAACGAGACCAGTCCC GGTGGGAATGACTTTGAGATCTACGCTGATCCCCGGACCGTCGGCCACAGCGTGGTCTCTCCGCAGGATACAGTACAGCGATGCCGAGAGATCTTTTTCCCAGAGACCGCCCATGAGGCCTGA